The DNA sequence GCCTTGGCTTGTTCTCTCCTCATTAAAGTAATGTGCGTGGGCCTAGAAAAGGTCAGGGCATTCTTAGAGAAACGTGGCAAAGACAGGGAGTAACAGAGCTCACAGCCAAGTAACTGCAGTTCTTCTTGCTCATGATTTATTGATAAGTACACTCAGGAGCGGTAGGAGCAGGGTTACTCAAATCTTGGAGGTCAATTTTGACTCTGTCCATGCAGGGGACATTCTGCAGGCCAGCGACAATTTATCCCGTGTGATAAActcttataaaaaaataatcgAGGGGCAAGTGATCAACGGTGAAGTGGATCTCCCCGTGATGGAAGGTGAGTTCCTGGGAAAGCTTAACTTTGAATCCTGCATTTCCGAATCTCTTGGATGGGGTTTCCTATGAGTTGTGGTGGGATAGGCTATTGGTGGTCCTGGTGGCAACAGTTTGGGAATTGGAGAGGACTGCAGCAGGAGAGTGGGAGCCAGGCCAGGAGTCCTGGCTCGGCCAGCGATTCTGCCTGTGAGTTACAGCCAGTCACCCACTTTACAGTTCCATTTCAGCATCGAGAGCTCTGGTCGTGTGTGGGGAGCACAAGTGGGAGTCACtcacttgtttttctgcttggagagcagcagaggaatgCCTGACGCTGCCTGACAGCAGGGCAGGACTGTCCGAGCATGAAGGGAATTTCAGATCCAGGCAGGGAGTGCTCCTCAGCTGTCTAGCAATCAGGCACCCTTTGTAATTCTTCAGGATCTCCTAAATCCTAATCGGAGTCCAAAAGACTTTGAAAAGACTACAAATGATGCTACAAGAAGCGCTGGGGCAGGAGCAGTGGGCTGAGCAGATGTTGCTTTTAAGACAGCAATTTCCTAACTGCCTCGGTTGATTTCAGAGGCTTGGGGACAGCGAATGGTTGGGCGAACACACGTGGGCTTCCTCCATTAAAGAGCCCTGAGCCACAACTCAGTGATAGTCTGTGTGATTTCATCTGTATGTGGGGTTTGCTCTGAGCCTTTTGCCTTCTGTCTTAGTTGTGCCTTTCTGTCCACTGCAGGCAGTAAGCCCACAACTCATCTCAACACCCTCATCGACCTTGCTGGACTGGAGGTCACCAGCTCCCCGACGCCTCCGCTGCCTCCCGCCGCGCTGGCGCCGGCCCCCACGGCAGCCCCGGCAGAAATCCCCATTCTCCCGCCTCCCCCTCAGACGTTCACGCAGTTGCGGAGCAGTTCCTCCAGCCACGCGGAAGCTGCACCCGCGCAGCAGTGCAGCACAGCCAACTCCCTCTCCTTGCTGGACGAGGAGCTTCTCTGCTTGGGTAAGGGCAAAAAAGactgctttcttccttcagtgTGAGTGTGAGGGCCCAGTTCTGTCTTCCATCATGTCCTTGGGCTTTGGCAAATTCGAATCGAGTCGTTTGATGGTGCTGACACCACTGCCAGGGGATGATGACACCTCAATCATTTTCTCGTCCAGTCACCTGCTcgttgtttttcctttcaggcCTGAATGACCCAGCCCCTACCACAGCGAAGGAGACATCAGAAAACAACCAGTGGAGCATGTTTGAGGTACAAAGGAGGGTctttgggggtggggaggggtggTCTGGGATTGGGAGAGGTCCTGGGACATACTCTGTCACCCTGGAGATGTGTGGCCACACAGAGAGGGGGTACTGCTCCTGAGGGGTGTCTGGCTCAGCCCTGGGGTCTGGGAGAGCTGTGTCTGAAGAGGAGATACCCCTAAACCTGGTTTCCTCCCTTTGCCCTCTGTCCCCGTGATGTTAGCACTTCCTCTGCTTAAATTACAGATGAGGTGTAGCCCTGAGCTGGGCCACAGACCTTGCTGCTGGCCAGCCATGCCTGGCTTTGTGGTAAACGCATCTCCTTCGGTGTCAGCACCGTCTCTGCAGCAGTGGGGAGCCATGAGTGAGAGCGCCCGcttgtcttctctttcagaatGACCAGCTAGACCTGGATTTCTTTAATCCGAAGACAGCGACTGTTGCTTGCAACGCTGCAGGGAACCCTCTTCTCCATCACCCACCGCAGCCCCCCTGTGGAACCTCAGTGACGCTGCCCTCTGCCTTCACAGCCTCTCAGCCTgctcccagcatcccagcaccAAGCTCAGCATCATTTGTGTTCTCCACTGCGCCGGCAGGGCCTCCCAGgactctcccagctgctcccgGGTACTTCAGCTCACCTGTGGGGAGCAGCGTGTCACACAAAATGGATGCACTGGGACACCTCCTTGAAGAAGCCAAAGGGTAACTAGAACCCCTGGGCTTTGTCTTTGCAGTTCAGAAGCCGAGCTTGCTGCGGCGTCAGGCTCAGACTTCCAGCTCTCTGGTTTGGTAGGAAATGTgtggttggggtttttcttcTCAGACGGTTTCAGTTCACAGACCAATGGGAGTGTCCCTCCTCCAGCTGGGGGAGGCCTGGACTGCCAGGCAGAGCACAGCCGCTGGGCTGTGCTGAGTGTGGAGTTGAAGAGGCTGCTGAGGTGGAGAGGACTTTGCTCATCTTGGCCTTTCCTGCCTTGGCAAAGGTGGGACTCAGCTTTCTTCTTGACTTGGAGAAGTGACGCGTGACCCTACATCTCCCACTTTCCTTGCAGCTCTCCTTACAGGAGACCATAACGAGCCACAGACTCCAGTCGACAGACCTGGCCACTGCTTTGTCCTCGTGCTGTGCTGTTACCTCTCGGTTTGGGGTGAAATTCCTGCTGCGCTTTCAGCTCAGTGTCCATGTGTTCTCTGTCTCTTCCCAggcctgcagcccagggcacggCAACAGCCTCAGCGTTCCCTGGGTCCACTTTGCCATCCACTGTCACCTCTGCCCCGTTAATGGCACCAGCAGGGCTGCCGGCCACCGCCCTGGGAGCGCAACCGGCTCCGTTCCCAAGCAGCTGCCCCGCTGGCTCAGGGAGCCCTCTCTTCCAGCCGGCATCGTTCCAGCAGCAAGGCAGCCCCATGAGAGCACCTGAAATTTCCTTGGCCAACGTCCATGTTCCCTTGGAATCCATTAAGCCCAGTAAGTACCTCTGGTTCTTCACCTTTCTCTGagccttttttaaaagcaaagcttcTTGACAAAGCTCTGAAGTAGAGAGAAAAGCCGGGGTGTCCCAGCTGAACAGATTGCCTGAAGCTGCCACAGATCATCTTCTGTGGCATAAACCTGcgtcctctcccctccctctgccataggcagtgCCCTCCCGGTGACCGCCTACGACAAGAATGGCTTCCGAATCCTCTTGCACTTTGCCAGGGAGTGCCCGCCGGGCAGGGCGGACGTGCTGGTTGTGGTGGTCTCGATGCTGAACACAGCGCCGCTGCCCGTGAAGAATATTGTGCTGCAGGCTGCGGTGCCAAAGGTAGGGGGGCGCCTCACCCATGGTGGCGGGAAACCATCCGGGAAGGCCTCAGCATGAGTTTGGGAACGTGGCACAGCCTGGTTCTGCCTTTGCTCTCTGGTTCTGCCTTCCTCCAGGCTGTGCTCGGCCCTTCTCCAAAacacaaaggcagaaaacactCAATAGGGCAAGTCAAGGGCCACGGGATGGCTTTGGAGTTCACATGAACAGTCCTTTTGCTCTGGGCAGATTTGTCAGTCTGCCTCTTCCTGTCATGCCATGCGAGCAAGGCTGGCTCTCCTTTCCTCATTCTCAGGTGTGGATTGTCTTTAGTTGGGATGTGTGCTCTTATCTCCTCAGCATCTTCTATTGTCCCTAAGGTAGGGGTTAATCCCTGAggttctgctttctttttcttttgcagtccATGAAAGTGAAGTTACAGCCGCCCTCTGGCACAGAGCTGTCTCCATTCAATCCCATCCAGCCGCCTGCCGCCATCACCCAGGTGATGCTCCTGGCAAACCCGGCCAAGGTGAGAGGGGCAGGGATTCATCTGCCCTCGTCAGACAGATCTGATGTGGGCCGAGTTCTGCAGGGGCGCTGGAAAAGCTGAACCACGCCAGGAGCTTCCCTTGGCCCTCGTCCCTTGCTCTGTGCAGCAGGAGTTTTATGCTCTCGAGCTGGACTGTCGAGGTTCTGCTCAGCGGTTCTCACGTTGCTCTGGGTTTGTCTGTCCTGCAGGAGAAAGTGCGGCTGAGGTACAGATTGACCTTCACTCTGGGAGAGCAGCCCAGCACAGAGGTTGGCGAAGTGGACCAGTTCCCCCCAGTAGAGCAGTGGGGGAACCTATGACCTCGGGATGCTGCCAGAGACTTTAGGACAGGACCAGGAAAGGATCCCACAGGGCCGGCAGGAACGCGGCGTGGGGAGGGATGCACACGCTACCCACTGGTGATGTTCAGCTTTGTCTACGTGTCCTGACCACTCTGCTTTAGCTTTAGTCTGGAATGTTTCGCCCCACGGCAGGGGGTCCCGCGACTTTGATGCCAAGCATGAACTCAAAcaggcagtgctggctgcttCTGTCTTGACCTGCGGGTGAGTCTGGTTCTCTTCCACTCTGATAAACTTGAAGTTCCTGTGCTGCGAGGGGGGACGCGCGGCAGGGCCTGAGCTGGTGTGGACTGCACTGCTGCCCCGAGGCACCTACAGGGCGATGAGCCGCCAGGAGCTCCCTCAGGGCAGAGCCCTCGCTCTCCCCGAGCCGCACCGGGCCCGCTCCGCATGCTGAGCAATAACACGGCTCCGTGAGGGAATGCTTGTTTTTCACACCGAAATGGCACTCggctccctctgtcccctccctccACAGTCTGTTCCCCACAGCCGATGTACACAGGCCTCGCTCCCCTTTGTGCCGCGTCCCcaattgtatttatttcaccGCCGGCTGCCTCCCTCCCGCAGCCGCCTGGGGCAGCCGGGCCTGAGGTGACTCCGGTTATTTTCCTGCCTTCGCTACGTTCCTTAGCgtggggagaagaggaaatgtgTGGGCAGGAGGTGAGTGGGGCTGCGAGGAGGGCGGTGGGGGTGGAGACACCGCCTGCAGTCAGGAAGGACTTTACAAGCACTGAGGGGGGGCGATAGCTGCACCCAGGGACAAGGAGAGGTGCCCGTGTCCCCTCCTGCCGGCACCGTTACTGCTGAGGCCGGCGCTGGGCTTTATCGAGATGATTCCACTGAAATACAGGTTGTAAATAACAGACGTGTAGGCTAAGTAGGAAACACAGACAGCGAGAGGCGAGcgggctctgctgggctggtgCTCGGTTAATGCCCCAGTTCATTTGTTCACTGTATGAAGTGGCCAAGTGCAATCGTCTCCGTGAAGGGGACGGCAGCATTGCCGGACGGCAGCGTTCTGTGCTAGCGGGGCAGAAGGGCCGAGCCCTGCAGGCACACAAAAACCAGGATTCAATCCCTGTGATTCCAGCtgtccctccttcccctctcgAGCAGCGCCCAGCCCAGAGGCCGCTGTGCACTATCGGGGTTTGAGCGCCCACTGACACGAGCGCGGTCCTGGGTGCCGAGCACAGCGTTCCCAGCCGCGCAGCGTGGGAGCCGCCAGCTCCAGCGCCAAAGTCTGCGGGAGCAGAGCCCTGCGAGGCCTCCAGAGCAAGCACTGCTGGGGTTGTGGCACCTGTAAAAGCCATCACTGTAAATGCAGCTCGGAGTCACTCAGAGCGGAGTTTTCTGTAGTGTTGCAAAGTAAAAATCAGAGGGGGGAGGCTCGGCAGATCCCAGGGCCTGATGGGGCAGCAGGCACAGAGGCCTCTGGAGGCAGAGTCGAGGTGCAGAGGGTGGGTGCGCTGTTGGGATCCCTAAAGGGAGCGGTTTGAAAGGGCCAGACTGGGATAGGGGTGAGGAGAGGAGCCTTTCTGCCTCAGCCATGTTCTGGCCAGCGcttcaggcagctgcagggcaggggtGGTGGCGTGTCCCAAGGCAGCGGGTTTCACCGCTCTGGGTGCCCACACACGACTCTCACTGTGATGCGCAGGCAGCCCTGGTGGAAGCAGGCCGCGGTCATGCTGCGTGGAAATGCGTCGGTAAAAGCTCTGGAAACTAAACTATGAATGTTCCTTGTCTGAGGGCAGGGGTCCTGCTTCCTTCCCCGCAACCATGACTGTATCCATCTCAAATGCGTTTGTTTGCTGCATGTTCAATAAACGGTTTCCCTACTTGGCTCTGCGGCTGCCCCTTGCGATGCGCCGCGCCTGCGCGCCCAGCACTCAGCCCGTCACCTTGGGACCATCCGAACGCAGCGAAAACGAAGGTGCTGTTTTCTGAAGCCCCGGTGGCTTCAGGTGGGCGTATTTCCAGCTCTGAGCTGCACTTCCAGCTGGGAAGGGCAGGGTCGCGCTGCAGCTGGGACCGAGGTTTGCGCCAGGCGTGAGAAGCAGCCTTGGCACATGGTGCAGCTCCTTTTGAAAAGCTACATTTACATTTGGTTACGGTTACAGTTATGGAAGACAAGAACAACTCCAGCAATGTGCAAAACAGGGTGTTTACTCGTAGAAAAGCGGTCAGGTTTATGTACATCGAGGCTGGGGGAAGAGCAAGAGCTCTCCCACCCCCCTCACGACCCCTCCAGTGTGCCTTCTTTGACAATGACCCGTGCAAGGTTGCGCGCAAGAGCCAACCTCAGCATTTCCACTTTCATGGTCTCGACGTCGTCATCCTGCAGGGGAGCAGAGGTGGGGCAGGTGGCGTCACCTGCTGCGAGGAGCAGGCGGGAGGCTCCCCCGGCGTTGGGAGAGGGAGAGCATGTGGCTCTTTCCCAGCCCCAGGGACCTCCCTGAGGAGCCAAAGCTCCGTCTCCTCCCTTGGACCAGCCCAAGGCAGCGCGGCCTGGCCTTTCCCTCTCTGGCAGCCGCAGGGGTTTGTGCATGGAGAAAATGGCTCCCTGTTCCGTGCCCGGAACGCTCTGTGGCCTGAGCCCAGGTGGCAGCACCTCAGTGTTttgctgcctgtgcagtttGCAGTGATTTCTGTTGGAAAACCACTACAGTCCAACCCAAAGTGGCAGAACTGCGCAGAGCGGAAGTGCTCCTGCTCAGGTCTGGCCTACGCTCAAGTCTCTCTGGGCGATGCCGCGTTTGGCCTGAGGGCCCCGTGCAGGACTAAAGCTTTAGCGTTTGCATTCCCAGCCCCGATTCCAGGCCCCCACCCGGCGCTACCTGGCATTTCTGCTGAGCCGCCTTCCCTGCCGTCAGGTCTCCCAAGCATCGCATCAGCTCATACGTCTGCTCGGCTGAGAAGATGATCTGGGGAAACGGACGGGCATGCTCAGGGACAGCCTGAGAGGATAACACGGTGCTTCCGCACTCTGGAAGGGACTCGGGGAGGTCTCTGGTGCCCCTCCTGCTCAGAGCGGGGCCACTGCGAGGTCAGAGCGGGCACTCCGGGCTGCATccagcacagggctggaaaTACAGGGCTGGAATTTGCCTGACGGATCCGAGAGCCAGTGTTCCACTGGGCGGCAGGAAGCGCACTAGGGACTCGTTACATCGAGCACCAAAGGATCCGGATGCCGAGTGCACGTATGTATCCCATGGTAGATTGGTAAAAGCAAGGGGCCAAGGCGAGGGCGCATCACCCCGTGCTGGGCGCTGCCGCGGCCCCGacagccctgcagcacagcGAGGGGCCCCCACGCTGCCAGCAGGAGGGCCGGGGCAGGGGCTCAGGGGGGCGCCCAGTGCTCACctccttctgctccagcagggGAAGGGCGTCTGTCAGCAGCGTCATCCAGAAGGAGCAGGGCGCGATGTGAGCCGTCATCAGCATCAGCAGCAGCCGTGCGGCCTCGGCGAAGCGCTTCTCCCCATAGAGCCGGTGGAACTCACGGTACTTCCCTGAGCAGGGCGAGGGCGTGAGCGCCCGCTCAGGCTGGGATCCGCTTGGCTCCCTGGGAgcccctgggacccccaccccGGAACAGCTCCAGAGTCACCGAGTCTGAGAACGGGGTTTTGTGCGGGAGGCTGCCGGAACCCGCCGCTGCCCTGGCTGGGGTTTGGGGCCCAAGCAGCCTGTTCGCTGCCCGACACCAGGTGAACAGCAGCCACAGGGGCTCAGGGAGCCTGCAGGCGCCTGCGGGAGCGGGAGGGCAGAGGCACAGCCCGGCCTCCTTTCTGGTAGGTATCAGAATATCGGGAGCCTGAAAGGCTGTGTAGTCTTCCTGCTTgtttaaatggaaatgagatCTTTATCAATGTGGGAAGTTCTGGTTTTGCTAAGAACTGGTTCGATCAACAGCCAGCAGGGGGAACTGCCTGGGGACAGACGTTCAGGTTTATTGTGTGGCTTTGTCTGTATCCTCTGAACTGCTCAAACGCCTTCCATCCCCGTTCTGTCCCCAAAGCAGGTGTAGCCAGATGGAGGGAAGACAAAGCCAAACAATTCCACGGCATTTACTGTTCAGAAGAGCAGACCAGAAGGAGAACCAGAGCTGCCTCTTACCAAGGAATGTCAGCCGGTCGCTGAGCAGCATAGACGGCCCCAGGTTATCAATGAGGTCCAGGTCAGAGAAGCAGCCCCTCTCGCAATAGTCCTTGAGGAATCTAGGGAGGAAGCGACACACGATGAGAGCTCacgggaggagggggggagggggggagacaCAACACCGTCCACTTTCACTTTGTGAAACCCTTCCCAGGAAACTGTTCTGTACAACATCCTCACCGACCTCCCATGGGGGTTTCAGAAGACACTGGTTTCCTGGGAGCTGGTGCAATGTGTGTTTAACAGACACTGTGTATCTCCTCGATTTGGCAGTAGCTATCTATTCTTTAGAAGAAATGAGTGACAGAAGGAGCACAGGACGCTGAGGCTGGTGGGTGCAGAAAGATTGTAACATaacctctgtttttctgttatctAAGAAAAGTTGGTGAGAGGGACAAAACTAACTGCTAAAgcttttcagctgttctgtCACAGCCTTCCCTATGCGGCTttttcagagctgcttcccatgacagttttctttccctgcctgctgAAAGGAACATCCTATTTCCCACTCCCTCAAAGAAGGAATGAGAAACCCCTGCAGTCTCACACCACTCCGGTTTTCACTGCTGAGGACAGAGCGTTGCTGTCTAACCCAAGTGTCATTCCAAAGCTGTCCTCTAACCACACAGGGATTGGTGCCTGTTTCCAGTCAGTAAAACCACAAGTGATACAGACTGCGAGGGGTTAGAAAGCATGGAGAGTTGCTCTAGCTTTTGTCTAGGCCTGAGCTAAGCGCTAGCAGCCCCTTCAGTTTTATAGCACCCTTCACCCCTGCGAGGTCGGGCACTGCCACAAGCTCACGCCAAACAAGGGACATGGCACAACTGGGCTTTTACAGGTGCTACAGTTGTGGCCGGAGATGTTTCACAGACACAGTGGCTTCAGTAGCTCCTACCGACTTGTTTGGAGATGTAGTGAACCAGACTGGTTAAAAATGATGCGCTGGACAAAGCACAGGGGATTGGCCTGCACCCAGATCTGTCCCCTGGTGCCGGCCACCAAACAGCTGCAttggagcagggagagggcagcGCGTAAGGTGGAGGTTTTGCCGAAAGAACATTCATCAAAGCAAGGCCTGAGAGTGCTGGATGGTTAGATAAAGCCTGGACTGTTAGATAAAGCCAATCTGTTTCATCTCTAGGTTCCATGAAGTACAAGAGTGTAGAACAGAACCAGCAAGAGTACTACTGACGGGAGCACCCAGGAACATCATTCACCAGCCCGGACGCAGGTACATGGTCTGCGGGACAGATAATGCTGGCCCTTCTCTGGTCCTTCGCAGAGCGGCTGCCTTCCCCCATTCCCACACCCAGCAGCTGCCCCAGAGCTCGACCCAGACTCACCGATCCGATATCAGCGTAGCAAAAGCAGCGTCCTTAGCTCTGATGCTCCAGGACAGGGCAGAGCCCAGTCGGTTGTTCCGCAGAGCTTTCATGGCCATGATCTTACAGATGCTGCGAACTTAGGAGAACACAGGAAAGGATTTGTTTTGGCAGCTTTGCTTGTATCACTGCCAGACAATGAGGCTGAAGAGTCAGTCACCTTGTTCGTGCATCTGTCTCTGCTCACATATCCTCAGCACTTTGAGGGCCTTCTGCTCCGTGTTCAGGGGTATCCGCTCGATGTGAAGCTCCAAGTACACCCGGCCGTACTCTGGGCAATGGTCGAAGTAATTGACCCCCAGCTGCCACAGgctgggaggaaaggaaatcGTCAACCCTTCCAGTCATGCAAATCTTAAATAAGCACAACAGTAAAGCCCCAAGGGGAAGCTGAGCTTGCATTAGCAACAGCTCTGATCAGCTTCATATTCAGACCCAAAATGCATTTACTTTCTACCAAATTCCAGCTGAACTCCTGACAGCGGCTCTGTAAGCTTTGCCTTTTCACTTCATTAACATGCCGTTACTTGCTTTGGCTGCCTCGATGTTAATCTGTCCCGAGTCAAATAAAAACCCGCTACCTGTGATGGGAGAAGAGTCCCGAGGCGTACTCCAGCAGAAGGAATTCACGCATATTTGAACCAAAACTgggcaggagagaaagaagagaaacaaacattatttgcacctcactggaaaaaaactgcTGGCATTATTTCACCAGAACTCTAATTTCTGGCACACACTTTCTCGTGGGCTGTCGTAATCAGCATTGTAACTCAAGCCGCATGGCACTGGGCAGCCTCCTCCTTGGGCAGACCGGCCAACTATTTATGGCGACGAGCGAATGTAACTTAGAGAAAGTGCTTTAGAAAGGGAAACCTGGAGGGAATGGAGACAGCAAATTTAATTGCTTGAATTTATTCAGAACGCAAATACAGAAACTCCTTTTTAGATGAGTTTCTCGCTGTTCCAAATAATCACAAACATCAGGGCCCTGGATTCTGAGATAAAACTGTATTTACAAGAAATCCCAGCGCCGTGCGGGGGCAGTGCTGAAAACATGTCAAATCCACCAGgtcagcaacagcagctgcttctcagagcacctgggcagcctggacctcgagcagcacctgcagctcctTGACTCTGCAGCCTCTGTACGTGCCCAAGATGCTCCTAAATCCCCAGGCTGCTCCCGTCCCCGTCGCTGCTGGCTGCCCGGGTAACCGATGCCAGTAAATACTTACTAGAGATTGTGAGACTGCAGGAGTTTACAGTGATCCAGCAGGTCCGTCAGGTGAGCCACAAACCACCAGTTGCTCAGGGCGATGCTGTATTTGAAGcgacagaaaggaaaacctaAGTCTGCCACTACCAAGGGGTTTGCCACGGGCATTTCTTTGCAGCGCAGAAGCCGGACTGCACCGCAGCGTCTGGCTACAACACCCCACACCCACGGGGATACTTTTAGTTGTTGCCTGCTTCAAGATTCTTGCTGAATTCTTTGAGAGGATGATCAGGGGGCTGCACCCACGTCCTCGACCCCAAATGCTACCGCAATGAATGCACACAGAAGGGAAAGCTTTAAAACTCAACCTGCATTCCTTGATCACTTGATGCATCTCAAATTCAAAGGCTGCCATTAAGATGGTGTCTAGAGGCTCCGGGCTGCTCTCTCCgccctggaacaggtccagaCTAGACTGGAATGAGATTACAAGACATGAGAAACGCAGGATCTGTCAGACGGTAAAAGGAAGATATTGGTTGGGATGTAGCAGCCTCGTTTAGGTTATTTTATGGGAAAGAATACGTCACAGAGACTGAAGGCTTCAACAAAGGAGACTTTGCCTTATTTTAACTTAAGGAAATGGGGAAAACAATTGGTAGGAACTAGACTGGTAACGTCAGACACTGGAGAGA is a window from the Cuculus canorus isolate bCucCan1 chromosome 18, bCucCan1.pri, whole genome shotgun sequence genome containing:
- the NUP85 gene encoding nuclear pore complex protein Nup85 isoform X1, with translation MEELDTEPPVVVVPGADPSARQLCLAWGPAEVLLCETRFGRRGPAEGGPGPSRLFVLRKDQDIYIKSLRKLFNESHGIFLGLQRSEEELAGKTRKAQLVQVSKNYRSVMRACMEDMHQAAISARDPALHSQYSTQVSILSAMELIWNLCEILFVEAAAAGPLLFHLLEWVRLHVCDVDSMVREVLSSENPSKHELFWNAVDIFVLQGRMDEARHLLSKEASANPASVNMYRILDDLMKKMPVPSLSNTQTLTEVELKWQHWHEECQRYLQDGTFASNSRMESICKVLLGDEDAILEKKELMSTWYHFLVTRLLYSHPTVKPMELRFYAQSSLDLFQGGESSPEPLDTILMAAFEFEMHQVIKECSIALSNWWFVAHLTDLLDHCKLLQSHNLYFGSNMREFLLLEYASGLFSHHSLWQLGVNYFDHCPEYGRVYLELHIERIPLNTEQKALKVLRICEQRQMHEQVRSICKIMAMKALRNNRLGSALSWSIRAKDAAFATLISDRFLKDYCERGCFSDLDLIDNLGPSMLLSDRLTFLGKYREFHRLYGEKRFAEAARLLLMLMTAHIAPCSFWMTLLTDALPLLEQKEIIFSAEQTYELMRCLGDLTAGKAAQQKCQDRQTQSNVRTAEQNLDSPAREHKTPAAQSKGRGPREAPGVVQLFQRPCRTRPTSDLSDEGR
- the NUP85 gene encoding nuclear pore complex protein Nup85 isoform X3; translation: MELIWNLCEILFVEAAAAGPLLFHLLEWVRLHVCDVDSMVREVLSSENPSKHELFWNAVDIFVLQGRMDEARHLLSKEASANPASVNMYRILDDLMKKMPVPSLSNTQTLTEVELKWQHWHEECQRYLQDGTFASNSRMESICKVLLGDEDAILEKKELMSTWYHFLVTRLLYSHPTVKPMELRFYAQSSLDLFQGGESSPEPLDTILMAAFEFEMHQVIKECSIALSNWWFVAHLTDLLDHCKLLQSHNLYFGSNMREFLLLEYASGLFSHHSLWQLGVNYFDHCPEYGRVYLELHIERIPLNTEQKALKVLRICEQRQMHEQVRSICKIMAMKALRNNRLGSALSWSIRAKDAAFATLISDRFLKDYCERGCFSDLDLIDNLGPSMLLSDRLTFLGKYREFHRLYGEKRFAEAARLLLMLMTAHIAPCSFWMTLLTDALPLLEQKEIIFSAEQTYELMRCLGDLTAGKAAQQKCQDRQTQSNVRTAEQNLDSPAREHKTPAAQSKGRGPREAPGVVQLFQRPCRTRPTSDLSDEGR